A window of Streptomyces sp. Je 1-332 genomic DNA:
ACGGGGACCGCTTGCCCCGTCCCGAAAGGGGGAACGTCATGCCGCTCATCGCCATCGTCATCGCCGCCCTCGCCATCGGATTCGAGCAGCTCATCCAGTGGAAGTACGGACCGATGGGCATCGTCGCCTTCGTCCTGCTGACCGTGGGCATCAAGGCCAAGAGCACCAAGATCAGCGGCGTCGGGGCTGCGCTCCTCGTCCTGCTGCTCGCCCAGTCGGGCTGACAGAGCTGGCTGACCGGGCTCCCATCCGGAGGGGAGCCGGGAGTCCGGTCAGCCATCACCACGACAGGTGCAGCGACACCAGGTACACCGGTCAGAAGATGTCCGGGCACCACGGGCGTCGGGACGTACGGAACAGGGCGTCGGCGACAGCGGCGGCGCCCGACCGCTCCTCCGTGACCCGCCCCGCCGCCGCGAGCCGCACCGCGGACTCGTCACCGAGCCACAGCGTCCCCAACTCACCCACGCCAAGGGACAGTTCGGCCGGGTCCGCGGTCGGCGCGCACACCGCGCCGCCGGGCGACGCGTCAAGGCGGTAGCGGCCACCCGCGAGGCCCGCGCGGTCGCCGATCTCCAGGACGAGGGACGCCGACGCCTCGTACGTACGCGCTTCCAGGGCCCGTACGACATCCAGGATCCGCACCCAGAGCCAGTCGGTCTGCCTGCTGAGGCCGGCGGCGCGCGGGTCGGGCAGGAAGAGCGGGAGCAGGTCGTCGGGGGCACGGTTGCCCGTCTTGACGACGCTGACCCAGTCGATCGAGCAGACGTAGTGCCACAGGGCGCGTTCGGCAGCGGGCGTGGTGGCGATCAGTCCCTGCACGGTCGCGGTGTGCCGCGGCTGGTTGCTGTCACTCCAGCTCTCCTCCGTCGCGTACGTGACCAGGCCCTCGACCTCGCCGGACGGTGAGCGGTAGAGGGCGTGGAAGGGCTCGGTCCACGGGTTCTCCGGGGTCACGCACTGCCCGGTGTTCTCCCGCCACCACCCCTCGTCTCGGCTGATGACCCCGTGCCGCTGGGCCCGCAGCCGCTCGTGCAGGGGCGGGCCCTCCTTGCGTACGTCGTCGCCGTCCACGAGGTCGATGCGGGCGCCGTCGTCCGGGCCCGCCCAGCGGGGGTCGAGCCCGGCCCGCGGTACGTCGATGGTCCACTCGGTGGCGGTGGTGGCGGGCCCGAAGCCGTAACGGCCGTAGATCGGGTGCTCGGCGGCGATCAGGGTGGCCACGACGTCGCCGCGCTCCTTGGCCGCGGTGAGGTCGGCGGACATCATGCGGCTGAGGAGGCCGCGGCGGCGGTGGGTCGGGGAGACGGTGACGCCGGATATGGCGTTGGCGGGGACGGGGGCGCCGCCCACCGCGGTGAGCTGCTGCGGGAAGGACCTGAAGGTCGCGACGGCGCGGTCGCCGTCGAAGGCGGCCTGCCTGCGGCGGACGTCGAGGCCCTCCCTGCGCAGGGCGACCACCTCGTCCGAGACCTTGGCCAATGGCCTCAGGAACCCGGCGTTGGCGGCCCGGATCCACTCCCGGAGCTCGTCCTCGGTGATGGCCCTGACGTCAAGATCGCTCATCCGGCCAGGCTAGGTCCGCGGGGGCGGGGGGTGCATCTGGTTTCCCGGGGGGCGCGGAGACCCCGGGGCCCGGGTGGCCGCCCTTCGCCTGCGGGACGTCTCTCCCTGGCCCGCCGCTCCGCGGCGGATCTTTCCCGCCCCCCCACCCGATTGCCCCGGAGTGATCCCGGGGGGGCGGGCCCGGGATATCGGCTGCGTGGCCTCTGAACCGAAGCAGGCGGGAGAAAGCCTCCCCGCAGGGCGGAACCGGCGCGGGCCCCCTACCCGCCAGGTCCTAGAACGCCGCCCGGATCTCCCCCACCTCGGTCGCGCCGCCCAGCAGTGGTGCGCGGCCGACTCGGGTGAGCACGTCCTCCTCCACGCCCGCCAGGCGCAGCGCGCGGGCCAGGACGGGGCCCAGGGCCCGTATCCCCCCGTCGTCCACCTTGAAGGCGAGCGCGCGGCCGTCAGGAAGTGCGAACGCCTGGACCGCCTCCGCGCCCATCTTGGAGAGGGCACCCGGGATCTCCCGCATGAGCCAGGTGTCGGGGCGGCGCGTGCCGGCCACGTACTCGGGGTGGGCCCGCATCGCGTCCGCGACCCTGCGCTCCGCCGTCTCCCCGGGGGCGAGGACGAAGTGCCGGAAGGCGCGGGCGAGGCCGGTCAGGGAGATCGCCATCAGGGGGGCGCCGCAGCCGTCCGTGCCGACGGCGGCCACCCGCTCCCCCGCGGCCTCCTCGACGACCTGGAGGATCAGCTGCTGGAGGGGGTGGCCGGGGTCCAGGTAGGAATCCGTGGGCCAGCCGTTCAGGTCGCACACCGCCAGCATCGCCGCGTGCTTGCCGGAGCAGTTCATCGTGACCCGGTCACGAACGGCGCCCGCCGCCAGATAGGTCTCGGCCTCGACCGCGTCCAGCGGGAGATCGGGCGGGCACTGCAGGTCGGCCGCCGTCAGGCGGTACTCCGCCAGCATCTTCTGGACGAGGTCCCGGTGGAACACCTCTCCGGAGTGGCTCGCCGCCGCCAGCGCGAGGCGCTCGCCCGCCAGGTCGAGCCCCGCCCGCAGCACCGCCGCCGCCTGCATCGGCTTGTTGGCGGACCTGGGGAAGACGGGGGCGGTCACGTCGCCCATCGACAGCTCCACGCTGCCGTCCGCCGCGAGCAGCACCAGACTGCCCCTGTGACGGCCCTCGACGAAGCCCGAACGTACGACCTCGGCGAGGACCGGGGCTATGACAGGGGTGGCGACGGACTCGGCGGACGTCGAGGTCATCTTCGGCCTTCCGGGGCGGGGGTGGCGTGGCGGCCGCCCGCGGAAGCCGGGGTCACCGGGTCACGCGAGCAGGTCGTCCACTTGTGCTTCGCCTTCACGGTACCTGCGGGCGATCTCCGCGCTGCAATCGTCCGCCGTGCGCTGCAGCTGCTGGCGGCGCCGGGAAACCTGCTGCTCGTAGCGCGTGAGCCGGCCCATGGCCGTGTGCAGCTCGTCGTCCGTGCGGGCGTCCAGGTCGGAGAGCTCGACCTCGGCGAGCATCTCCGTCGCCAGGAGGCCGTACTCCGCGCTGTGCGGCGTGCCCAGCGTCACATGCCGGGCCGACGACCGGTGCCGGGCGGGGGCGTCCGTGAGGATCTCCGAGAGCCGGTCCACGAGTGGCCCCTCCGGAGCCGGGCCGCCCTCCGGTCCCGGCGCCGCGGGGTCCCTGCGGCGCGCGACCTCGGCCCGCAGGATGTCGATACGCCCCTGGAGCAGACGCCGCACATAGCTCAGGTCGGCCTCGTTCTGCTGCGCGTCCCTGCGCAGCTCACGCAGCTCGCGCAGGAGCAGCGCGGCGATGTCGTGCTCGGGCTGCTCGGACAGCACCGCGCCGGCCGTGCGCTGCCTGGGCGGGCGCGGCACGTTCGTACGTCGCGCCGCGCTCAGGCGGGTCAGCGACACAGATCCGGGCGGCTGCCCCGTACTTGGTGTGCTCATGTGGCTCTACCGTCCCCTCGACCGGCGCGGTACACCGCGTGTGAGCATCGTGCCACCCCCGGTGGCCGCTATGTGAGCGAGTGCCCCTAATCGGCCCCAGATGGGGGGTTCAGGACACCCCATGGGCGGCGCATACGGCGGCGCACCACGGCCGTACGGAGCAGGCGCCGGGAGAGGGCCGGGCGGGGGCCGGGCGGACGGCCGGGCAGGCGGCCGAGCAGGCATGATGGGCCGTATGCGTGCTGTGGTGCAGAGGGTGGACGGGGCGAGCGTCGTCGTCGACGGCGAGAACGGACCCGAGACGGTCGGCGAGATCACCGGCGAGGGACTGTGCGTCCTGGTGGGCGTGACCCACGAGGACACCAAGGAGAAGGCGGCCCAACTGGCTCGAAAACTCTGGTCCGTTCGGATGCTGGCCGACGAGAAGTCCTGCTCCGACATCGACGCCCCGCTGTTGGTCATCAGCCAGTTCACGCTGTACGGCGACGCACGCAAGGGCCGCAGGCCCACCTGGAACGCCGCCGCACCCGGCGACGTCGCCGAGCCCCTGGTCGACGAGGTCGTCGCCCAACTGCGGTCCCTGGGCGCCACGGTGGCGACGGGCCGCTTCGGCGCCCAGATGCGGGTGACCCTGACGAACGACGGCCCGTTCACGGTGCTGCTGGAAATGTGACAGCAACGGGTGGGCGGGCAAATCGGGCGGGTGGGCGGGAAAGATCCGCCGCGAAGCGGCGTGCAGGACCACCGCCCAAGGCGAGCCGCCCAGGCTACGGCTCGACCACGACCTCCTGCGAAGCCGCCACCGCCCCCGCCAGCAGCCCCGCGTCCAGCGGAACGTTCCGCTTCACCAGGGCCAGGGCGATCGGGCCCAGCTCGTGGTGACGTACCGCCGTCGTGATGAAGCCCAGCTTCCGGCCCTCCTCGCCCTCCGAG
This region includes:
- a CDS encoding GNAT family N-acetyltransferase yields the protein MSDLDVRAITEDELREWIRAANAGFLRPLAKVSDEVVALRREGLDVRRRQAAFDGDRAVATFRSFPQQLTAVGGAPVPANAISGVTVSPTHRRRGLLSRMMSADLTAAKERGDVVATLIAAEHPIYGRYGFGPATTATEWTIDVPRAGLDPRWAGPDDGARIDLVDGDDVRKEGPPLHERLRAQRHGVISRDEGWWRENTGQCVTPENPWTEPFHALYRSPSGEVEGLVTYATEESWSDSNQPRHTATVQGLIATTPAAERALWHYVCSIDWVSVVKTGNRAPDDLLPLFLPDPRAAGLSRQTDWLWVRILDVVRALEARTYEASASLVLEIGDRAGLAGGRYRLDASPGGAVCAPTADPAELSLGVGELGTLWLGDESAVRLAAAGRVTEERSGAAAVADALFRTSRRPWCPDIF
- a CDS encoding asparaginase, which gives rise to MTSTSAESVATPVIAPVLAEVVRSGFVEGRHRGSLVLLAADGSVELSMGDVTAPVFPRSANKPMQAAAVLRAGLDLAGERLALAAASHSGEVFHRDLVQKMLAEYRLTAADLQCPPDLPLDAVEAETYLAAGAVRDRVTMNCSGKHAAMLAVCDLNGWPTDSYLDPGHPLQQLILQVVEEAAGERVAAVGTDGCGAPLMAISLTGLARAFRHFVLAPGETAERRVADAMRAHPEYVAGTRRPDTWLMREIPGALSKMGAEAVQAFALPDGRALAFKVDDGGIRALGPVLARALRLAGVEEDVLTRVGRAPLLGGATEVGEIRAAF
- a CDS encoding ABC transporter substrate-binding protein, translated to MSTPSTGQPPGSVSLTRLSAARRTNVPRPPRQRTAGAVLSEQPEHDIAALLLRELRELRRDAQQNEADLSYVRRLLQGRIDILRAEVARRRDPAAPGPEGGPAPEGPLVDRLSEILTDAPARHRSSARHVTLGTPHSAEYGLLATEMLAEVELSDLDARTDDELHTAMGRLTRYEQQVSRRRQQLQRTADDCSAEIARRYREGEAQVDDLLA
- the dtd gene encoding D-aminoacyl-tRNA deacylase, giving the protein MRAVVQRVDGASVVVDGENGPETVGEITGEGLCVLVGVTHEDTKEKAAQLARKLWSVRMLADEKSCSDIDAPLLVISQFTLYGDARKGRRPTWNAAAPGDVAEPLVDEVVAQLRSLGATVATGRFGAQMRVTLTNDGPFTVLLEM